In the genome of Notamacropus eugenii isolate mMacEug1 chromosome 5, mMacEug1.pri_v2, whole genome shotgun sequence, one region contains:
- the LOC140507768 gene encoding uncharacterized protein gives MATRFIRMSAAPGPHNHSATPQRSKGSKTRLDPTRFVQRRGTAASGGREAAAQARASGAKTKTREPPPPPDCPPSEALPAPPWQANGRGSCAPAPPTPPPAPEASPHGGRAERPERPPAAPQPRTRPTATALSGPGDQPPSRPNQCGAGGGEVRAAGGTSRGLGGRRRKGCDSAERRAKGSRRPQRSGALGLGSCGAPTPFPLEETWPLPRDHLQRLRCPGGSRACWSVRPRWRRWGPGSSGPALGVTTFTA, from the exons ATGGCCACGAGATTCATTAGAATGAGCGCGGCCCCCGGACCCCACAACCATTCCGCTACACCCCAGCGGTCTAAAGGGTCCAAGACCCGACTCGATCCGACGCGCTTTGTCCAGCGCCGG GGCACGGCAGCAAGCGGCGGGCGTGAGGCCGCGGCCCAGGCCAGGGCCTCCGGCGCAAAGACCAAAACGAGGGAGCCGCCGCCTCCGCCTGACTGCCCACCGAGCGAAGCCCTCCCGGCCCCGCCATGGCAGGCGAACGGGCGGGGTAGCTGCGCTCCCGCCCCCCCCACGCCGCCCCCGGCCCCCGAGGCCTCGCCGCATGGAGGGCGAGCGGAGCGGCCCGAGCGGCCGCCGGCAGCGCCCCAGCCGCGCACCCGCCCAACCGCCACAGCTCTGTCGGGGCCGGGCGATCAACCGCCGTCCCGGCCCAACCAATgcggggcagggggaggagaggtGCGCGCGGCTGGGGGAACGAGCCGGGGACTCGGTGGTCGCCGAAGGAAAGGGTGTGATTCAGCAGAGCGACGGGCGAAGGGGAGCCGCAGGCCCCAGCGGAGCGGCGCCCTGGGGCTGGGATCCTGCGGGGCTCCTACCCCTTTCCCCCTAGAAG AGACTTGGCCTCTTCCACGTGACCATCTCCAACGCCTCCGATGCCCAGGAGGGAGTCGGGCATGCTGGAGTGTCCGCCCGCGGTGGCGGAGGTGGGGGCCGGGCTCCTCGGGTCCCGCTCTTGGAGTCACCACTTTTACTGCATGA